From the Huiozyma naganishii CBS 8797 chromosome 2, complete genome genome, one window contains:
- the REH1 gene encoding Reh1p (similar to Saccharomyces cerevisiae REH1 (YLR387C); ancestral locus Anc_4.243), with the protein MSSAIFTCNSCASQFATSDLQRYHMKTEWHRYNLKRRIAELPPVLADEFAEKLQISQREQGRNQVDEFGFSILPAPHENRGSAKKKHHKTILKNLDHEDMSEYQRAKSHHHRMRKVASNAESVDSELSHLTLESELATNTDFGEDTISEYSFTTSESGFATDHNDEDEVDNILLPEGDKDGAADIAVVSHTRCIYCGVENKEVERNVKHMFHLHGLYIPERSYLINLPGLLNFLINKIVIDLECLCCNFHGLSLESIRAHMNSKRHCRMPYETKEERTLFAAFYDFSSIDEVEGEDETVKRKSDKKIHFDEPVEPEENDAGEYDINSNYTTVTVDESTGMEMTLPSGTRLGHRAGQRYYRQNLPSPSEDSESRRTVTASDRRLVSGVTEKQYKKGLKKMQQLEKRILDDRSRKETRRANFQTHYRDELLQ; encoded by the coding sequence ATGAGTAGTGCTATATTTACATGCAACAGCTGTGCAAGCCAGTTTGCCACCAGTGACCTGCAAAGGTATCACATGAAGACCGAATGGCACAGGTACaatttgaagaggagaatTGCGGAACTTCCACCAGTTTTGGCGGATGAGTTCGCAGAGAAATTGCAGATATCACAGAGGGAACAAGGTAGGAACCAAGTGGATGAGTTCGGGTTTTCTATCTTGCCAGCCCCTCATGAAAACCGTGGTTcagcaaagaagaagcaccATAAAACCATTCTGAAGAATTTGGATCATGAGGATATGAGCGAGTATCAACGTGCAAAAtctcaccaccaccggaTGAGAAAAGTTGCCTCGAATGCGGAGTCTGTTGACTCAGAACTGTCTCATTTGACTTTGGAAAGTGAACTTGCCACTAACACAGACTTTGGTGAGGACACTATTTCAGAGTACAGCTTCACTACCAGTGAATCTGGTTTTGCGACTGACCACaatgatgaggatgaggtCGATAACATCTTACTTCCCGAGGGGGATAAAGATGGTGCAGCTGACATTGCTGTTGTCAGCCATACAAGATGCATATACTGTGGTGTTGAGAATAAAGAGGTCGAAAGAAACGTGAAGCACATGTTCCATTTACATGGACTCTACATACCTGAACGGTCGTACTTGATAAATTTGCCTGGGCTGCTGAACTTTTTGATCAATAAAATAGTCATTGACCTGGAATGCCTCTGTTGCAACTTTCATGGTTTAAGCTTGGAAAGCATCAGAGCACATATGAATTCTAAACGTCATTGTCGGATGCCTTAcgaaacaaaagaagagaggACGCTTTTTGCTGCATTTTACGATTTCAGCTCCATCGATGAAGTTGAGGGGGAAGATGAAACTGTCAAGCGCAAATCGGACAAAAAGATCCATTTTGACGAGCCAGTTGAACCGGAGGAAAATGATGCTGGTGAATACGACATAAACTCTAACTATACCACTGTTACAGTTGATGAATCGACTGGGATGGAAATGACGTTGCCAAGTGGCACAAGATTAGGCCACAGAGCTGGACAAAGATATTACAGACAAAATTTGCCCTCGCCTTCAGAGGATAGTGAAAGCAGAAGGACAGTGACTGCTTCTGATAGGAGATTGGTAAGTGGTGTTACGGAGAAGCAATACAAGAAGGGTTTGAAAAAGATGCAACAATTAGAAAAGAGGATTTTGGATGatcgttcaagaaaagagacCAGAAGGGCGAACTTTCAGACACACTACAGGGACGAGCTTCTGCAGTGA
- the TSR1 gene encoding small subunit rRNA maturation protein TSR1 (similar to Saccharomyces cerevisiae TSR1 (YDL060W); ancestral locus Anc_4.244) — protein sequence MAGHHHRSSFKNGHKTYKSKHASKGSLKRMYKGKVEKDIAGNKALKGESKLQRRNKSKQLRQQKIIASMLERKLFDGPHGAPKICTVIPLTVDVDVNHAVQHLFSAAVDFKFEEITGPCVRNCHVKQFKSNLKVVVPDMTNFLEVLDASKVADNVVFVLSGTSEVDPEYGEQIIRALELQGISSYVGVVSNLSKVHPKEKFQLDVKQSLESYFKHFFPNEGRVYNLEKPSDSMNVLRTLCQRIPRPVNWRDSRGYLVADTVDYADVDEEFCELMVEGIVRGVGLNSNRLVHIPNLGDFQISKMERMKASAQGKAMANKKRGKDEDLFDLTEQNYFESDANRDTLEEFAPGDIDVDLYEDGVDHDFHYKDLNAARFDDHGYLPRQLEAERAFKVPKGTSDYQAKWYIDDVITPNDDEEFEEMSDEETAEMEIDEGLPISTDPMDSGMDEEDGEEQDEMYVDLSPEEEERQLQEYRALEDEDREFPDEIELNPSESAIERLKMYRGLKNLYNCMWDIDEVDPNCPEEWRRLLRFGSYKNTRNSLLKEVSREAQVIAGDYVKVYLKFPKRLLPQILAPQEHIFALYGLLPHEHKNALVNFTLQRWEEYKNPVPSQEPIMVQYGVRRYVINPLFSADTNTPNNVHKYERFLHPDVQSVATCIAPVDFTQSPAIFFKPSATEKTGIELIGHGSFMNADHTRILAKRAILTGHPFRFHKNVITVRYMFFNPEDVEWFKSIPLFTKSGRSGFIKESLGTHGYFKANFDTKLSAQDVVAMSLYKRMWPRASEPWFGQA from the coding sequence atggCCGGACATCATCATAGATCGTCCTTCAAGAATGGTCACAAAACGTACAAGTCAAAGCACGCCTCGAAGGGCTCGCTGAAAAGAATGTATAAGGGCAAAGTAGAGAAGGATATTGCTGGTAACAAGGCGCTGAAGGGTGAATCAAAGctgcagaggaggaacaaaTCGAAGCAATTGAGGCAACAGAAAATTATTGCGAGCATGCTGGAGAGGAAACTGTTTGATGGGCCCCATGGGGCACCCAAGATTTGTACGGTGATCCCATTGACCGTGGACGTGGACGTTAACCACGCGGTCCAGCATTTGTTTTCCGCTGCTGTGGacttcaaatttgaagagattACGGGACCATGTGTAAGAAACTGCCATGTCAAGCAATTCAAGTCTAACTTGAAAGTGGTTGTGCCTGACATGACTAATTTCCTAGAAGTTTTAGATGCATCCAAAGTGGCCGATAACGTGGTGTTTGTGCTGAGTGGGACCTCAGAGGTGGACCCTGAGTATGGGGAACAGATTATCCGTGCGCTGGAATTACAAGGTATCTCATCCTACGTAGGGGTAGTATCCAACTTGTCGAAAGTTCACCCAAAGGAGAAGTTCCAGTTAGACGTCAAACAATCTTTAGAGAGTTACTTCAAGCATTTTTTCCCCAATGAGGGCCGTGTGTATAACTTGGAGAAGCCATCCGACTCTATGAACGTGCTGAGAACTCTGTGTCAAAGGATCCCAAGGCCAGTGAATTGGAGAGACAGTAGAGGGTATTTGGTGGCAGACACTGTTGATTATGCagatgttgatgaagagtTTTGCGAATTGATGGTCGAGGGTATTGTTCGTGGTGTCGGTTTGAACTCGAATAGACTAGTTCATATTCCAAACTTGGGTGACTTCCAAATCTCAAAGATGGAAAGAATGAAGGCATCTGCGCAAGGTAAAGCAATggcaaacaagaaaaggGGCAAAGATGAAGACTTATTCGATCTCACAGAACAAAACTATTTTGAATCAGATGCAAACAGAGatactttggaagaattcGCACCTGGGGATATCGACGTTGATTTGTACGAGGATGGGGTCGACCACGATTTCCACTACAAAGATTTGAATGCTGCAAGATTCGATGACCACGGGTATTTGCCCAGACAATTGGAGGCTGAAAGGGCTTTCAAGGTCCCCAAGGGTACCTCTGACTACCAGGCGAAGTGGTACATAGACGATGTGATAACACCAaacgatgatgaagagtttgaagaaatgtCCGATGAGGAGACCGCCGAGATGGAAATCGATGAAGGACTACCGATCTCCACAGACCCCATGGATTCAGGTatggacgaggaggacggCGAGGAGCAAGATGAGATGTATGTCGATCTCTCCCcggaggaggaggaacgTCAACTTCAGGAATACAGAGCattggaggacgaggatCGTGAGTTCCCGGACGAGATCGAATTAAACCCATCTGAATCGGCGATCGAGAGGTTGAAAATGTACAGGggtttgaaaaatttgtaCAATTGTATGTGGGACATCGACGAAGTGGACCCCAATTGTCCAGAGGAATGGAGGCGTTTGTTGCGGTTCGGTAGTTATAAAAACACAAGGAACagtcttttgaaggaggtCAGCAGAGAGGCACAAGTAATTGCCGGTGACTATGTTAAGGTTTACCTGAAATTCCCCAAGAGGCTTCTACCACAAATTTTAGCACCTCAGGAGCACATATTTGCCCTGTACGGGTTACTACCACACGAACACAAAAACGCATTAGTAAACTTCACATTGCAAAGATGGGAGGAATACAAAAATCCAGTTCCATCTCAGGAGCCAATCATGGTTCAATACGGTGTGAGAAGATACGTCATCAATCCACTATTCTCAGCAGATACAAATACCCCCAACAACGTCCACAAGTACGAGAGATTCTTGCACCCTGACGTACAGTCCGTGGCAACGTGCATAGCACCAGTGGATTTCACGCAATCACCAGCCATATTCTTCAAGCCATCCGCGACTGAGAAAACGGGTATAGAACTGATCGGCCACGGTAGTTTCATGAATGCCGACCATACAAGAATATTGGCCAAGAGAGCAATCTTGACGGGCCATCCATTCAGATTCCACAAAAACGTGATCACTGTTCGTTACATGTTCTTCAACCCAGAGGACGTCGAATGGTTCAAATCGATCCCATTGTTCACGAAATCTGGTAGATCCGGGTTCATCAAGGAAAGTTTGGGTACACACGGGTATTTCAAGGCCAACTTCGATACCAAGCTATCTGCGCAGGACGTTGTTGCAATGTCCCTGTACAAACGTATGTGGCCAAGAGCTTCCGAACCATGGTTTGGACAAGCataa
- the ECM19 gene encoding Ecm19p (similar to Saccharomyces cerevisiae ECM19 (YLR390W); ancestral locus Anc_4.247), translating to MARIRGYGNVTVGVLSLISIYMGVNFFQPIVIEQLRKDGHLRQDMQLPHYDSDGKVIPPGELADAPAGADVQGETARKDAPPKEAQS from the coding sequence ATGGCGCGTATTAGAGGGTACGGGAACGTCACTGTCGGTGTGCTGTCGCTGATCAGCATCTACATGGGTGTGAACTTCTTCCAGCCGATTGTGATCGAGCAACTGCGGAAAGACGGCCACCTGCGGCAGGACATGCAACTGCCGCATTACGACAGCGACGGCAAAGTTATCCCCCCGGGGGAACTGGCAGATGCGCCCGCAGGGGCAGACGTGCAGGGAGAAACGGCCCGGAAAGACGCTCCCCCAAAAGAAGCTCAAAGCTGA
- the KNAG0B06070 gene encoding 40S ribosomal protein uS14 (similar to Saccharomyces cerevisiae RPS29B (YDL061C) and RPS29A (YLR388W); ancestral locus Anc_4.245) — MAHENVWFSHPRRFGKGSRQCRVCSSHIGLVRKYDLNICRQCFREKANDIGFHKYR; from the coding sequence ATGGCTCACGAAAACGTTTGGTTCTCCCACCCAAGAAGATTCGGTAAAGGTTCCCGCCAATGTCGTGTCTGCTCCTCCCACATCGGTTTGGTCAGAAAGTACGACTTGAACATCTGTCGTCAATGTTTCAGAGAGAAGGCTAACGACATTGGTTTCCACAAGTACCGTTAA
- the VAC14 gene encoding Vac14p (similar to Saccharomyces cerevisiae VAC14 (YLR386W); ancestral locus Anc_4.242) — translation MDRSIIKGLNDKLYDKRKATALELEKLVKSCVIEGDYARIDKIIDELCRDYTYALHQPMARNAGLMGLAATAIALGTNDVGKYLRNILPPVLACFGDQNDQVRFYACESLYNIAKIAKGEILMYFNEVFDVLCKISADTESSVRGAAELLDRLVKDIVAERAANYVSIVNSDPSKVPPAVKADPLSGDVYQETYEQDNSLAFSLPKFIPLLTERIYAINPDTRVFLVNWIKVLLNTPGIELISFLPSFLGGLFTFLGDSHKDVRVVTRSLMDSLLHEVNRIAHLQLDIKKRQLEKLKETDTTPQPASAKKVDGSLIAEKKKSLLNALSDLSKTEKDSSTFGTDGTTRDQTKSEDSRFIDNEMKIAIQEHNLISEPEVQELESSRNGEEYIPDQDIHLNFPDIISILINNLASSEPEIQLLSLHWINSILTIAPNDFIPFFSKILSLLLKLLCGPNVTITEVAHVINEKLLLLCDNYDHLKNKNLLNYGSIVNSLTFQFFDSKVDARLACLDWLSLIYRKAPDEILEHNDSMFLTLLKSLSENDPRLVEKALVLLQGLCSESNDNYLKKFLEDFITLLKRDPKLMKSRANYIMRKICASLSSERVFKVLSPILNTKDDPVFTRMLIQILSTNLVTAPEMRSLRTKLRCDNDPAFFNLLFKSWCCNPVSVISLGLISENYELVYSVLTAFANHELKLNDLIQLDVLVQLFESQVFTRMRLQLLEARKYPYLYKCLYGILMILPQSKAFDVLSRRLTSCNVWAPQMSNPREFIKQRNDSGYTTDSESSQRLVGQNKYRYEELLNYFNKVVSEEHQSMDSTSSNDIASIEIDNYLEIPDNKSFRSVNPLQSTATDPVITEISTPNHSFGEPSDTSSVIYKNENTSLATK, via the exons ATGG ATCGATCAATCATTAAAGGGTTGAACGACAAACTTTATGATAAGAGGAAGGCTACTGCATTGGAGCTGGAAAAATTAGTTAAAAGCTGCGTCATTGAGGGGGATTATGCTAGAATTGATAAGATTATTGATGAGCTATGCCGAGACTACACGTATGCTTTGCACCAACCAATGGCCAGAAATGCAGGGCTTATGGGTCTTGCTGCTACTGCAATTGCACTGGGAACAAACGACGTTGGTAAGTATCTGAGAAACATTTTACCACCTGTACTGGCATGCTTTGGAGATCAGAATGACCAAGTACGGTTCTACGCATGCGAGAGTCTCTACAATATTGCCAAAATTGCCAAGGGTGAGATTCTAATGTATTTTAACGAGGTATTTGACGTTTTGTGCAAAATCAGCGCCGACACAGAGAGTTCTGTACGGGGAGCCGCAGAGTTGCTTGACCGTCTAGTGAAGGATATTGTCGCAGAACGGGCTGCTAATTACGTAAGCATCGTTAACAGCGATCCATCTAAGGTACCGCCTGCAGTAAAAGCAGACCCGCTGAGCGGGGATGTTTACCAAGAAACTTATGAACAAGACAATAGCTTGGCTTTTTCACTACCGAAATTTATTCCACTCTTAACGGAAAGGATATATGCCATTAACCCTGATACACGAGTGTTTCTTGTCAACTGGATCAAAGTACTACTAAACACACCGGGCATAGAATTGATCTCCTTTCTGCCATCGTTTCTCGGAGGTCTATTTACCTTTTTAGGTGATTCCCATAAAGATGTAAGAGTGGTAACCAGGTCGCTGATGGACTCCCTTTTACACGAGGTTAACAGAATTGCTCACCTGCAATTGGAtataaagaaaagacaactagagaaactgaaggaaACGGATACAACACCACAACCAGCATCAGCAAAGAAGGTTGACGGTAGTTTAATAGCGGAGAAAAAGAAGTCTTTACTTAATGCACTCAGTGACCTAtccaaaactgaaaaggaTTCTTCCACTTTTGGCACGGATGGGACCACTCGCGATCAAACGAAAAGCGAAGATAGCCGATTTATCGACAATGAGATGAAGATTGCAATACAGGAGCATAATCTCATTTCGGAGCCAGAAGTTCAAGAATTAGAATCGAGTAGGAACGGCGAGGAGTACATTCCCGACCAAGACATACATTTGAATTTTCCAGATATAATTAGTATTCTGATCAACAATCTAGCATCGTCTGAACCGGAAATCCAACTTTTATCGTTACACTGGATCAATTCGATCTTGACGATTGCCCCAAACGACTTTATCCcgtttttttccaaaattcTGTCGTTACTGCTCAAACTTTTATGCGGTCCAAATGTTACAATAACGGAGGTTGCACATGTCATCAATGAGAAGTTGCTACTTCTATGCGATAACTATGATCATTTGAAGAATAAAAACCTTTTGAATTACGGATCAATTGTTAATAGCTTAACgtttcagttttttgatAGCAAAGTGGATGCCCGATTGGCTTGCTTGGATTGGCTCTCGTTGATATATCGGAAGGCTCCTGATGAAATCTTAGAGCACAACGACTCAATGTTCTTGACCCTGCTGAAATCTTTGTCTGAAAATGATCCAAGACTAGTAGAGAAGGCTCTGGTTTTACTTCAAGGCTTGTGTTCGGAATCCAACGACAATTATCTaaagaaatttttggaagatTTTATTACTCTACTAAAAAGAGATCCAAAGTTGATGAAATCTAGGGCGAATTATATCATGAGAAAAATATGCGCGAGTCTCTCTTCTGAAAGAGTATTCAAAGTACTGTCACCAATTCTCAATACAAAGGATGATCCAGTATTTACTAGGATGCTCATTCAAATATTGAGTACCAATCTAGTGACTGCCCCTGAGATGCGCTCTTTGAGAACAAAGTTGAGATGCGACAATGACCCAGCCTTTTTCAACCTACTGTTCAAGAGCTGGTGCTGTAACCCAGTATCTGTGATATCTTTGGGACTTATTTCGGAGAATTACGAATTGGTTTATTCCGTACTAACGGCATTTGCCAATCATGAACTTAAATTGAACGACCTGATACAACTGGATGTCTTAGTTCAGTTATTTGAATCTCAGGTATTTACGAGAATGAGACTCCAACTTTTGGAAGCACGCAAATATCCATACTTGTACAAATGCCTGTACGGAATTTTGATGATACTGCCGCAATCGAAGGCATTCGATGTTTTGAGCCGAAGATTAACGAGTTGCAACGTATGGGCGCCGCAAATGTCTAACCCGCGCGAATTTAtcaaacaaagaaacgATTCTGGATACACCACTGACTCAGAGAGCTCTCAAAGGTTAGTAGGCCAGAATAAATACCGATACGAAGAACTACTGAACTATTTTAACAAAGTTGTCAGCGAAGAACATCAGAGTATGGATAGTACCTCATCCAATGACATAGCATCTATCGAGATCGATAATTATTTGGAAATACCCGATAACAAAAGCTTTCGTTCGGTTAATCCATTACAGTCAACTGCGACAGATCCAGTGATTACCGAAATTTCCACGCCAAATCACTCTTTTGGCGAACCATCGGATACAAGTTCtgttatatataaaaatgaaaacaCGAGCCTTGCTACCAAATGA
- the STE23 gene encoding metalloendopeptidase (similar to Saccharomyces cerevisiae STE23 (YLR389C); ancestral locus Anc_4.246), with protein MSIALFSACKQRILQSTVTRPSSQFTKMSAKILQDTFLQPDLDDRSYRYVQLPNNLKALLISDPTTDKAAAALDVNIGAFEDPEELPGLAHFCEHLLFMGSSKFPNENEYSSYLSKHGGSSNAYTGAQNTNYYFQVNYEHLYGALDRFSGFFTGPLFNKESTDKEINAVDSENKKNLQNDLWRLYQLDKSLTNGGHPYHKFSTGNLETLGTTPKELGLDIRDELLKFYNKSYSANLMKLCILGREDLDTMTKWVEELFQDVKTLDRALPEYNTRILDADHLQEIIKVHPVKELKKVEVSFVVPDVDEHWESKPPHILSHLIGHEGTGSLLAYLKTKGWANELSAGGHTVSKGNAFFSVDIDLTDDGLAHYEEVVHNVFQYIKMLQNCLPQNWVFHELQEIAQANFKFEQKGSPSNTVSTLAKALEKEYIPVNRILSNGLLTKYEPELVAQYCRDLKPENSRITLIGKDLKTSKREKWYGTEYEVEKYSPDLLAKISTPLLNSHLHLPHPNEFIANNFKVDKPEGSSADEIVPLEEPLLISENETGKVWFKKDDRFWQPRGYIYLTFKLPHTHASALNSMLSTLYVQLINDSLKDLQYNANCANLRASFVKTNQGLDLTLYGFNDKLIILLTRLLEGIKSFKLEQPQFKIFKDKSVQHLKNLMYEVPYSQISTVYNYLINERSWSVEEKLDVMEKITYEELINFIPTIFEELYFEALIHGNLKYEEAMEIASLVKILQPSDVTRLQTKNSRMRSYLIPRGETYRYETKLKDAKNVNSCIQYVTQLDVYDEKLSAKSGLFAQMIHEPCFDTLRTKEQLGYVVFSSSLNNHGTANMRILIQSEHTTPYLEFRIDTFYQKFGELLNAMSEEDFSKHKNALCKSLLQKYKNMQEESTRYTAAVYLGDYNFTHHQKKAALVEKLTKEEMLEFYKSFIVGDKATKLVIHLQSQVTDNKSLDESKLDTEVYPTGQLITDVGEFKSKLYVAPVRQPLKEFAVYEP; from the coding sequence ATGAGCATTGCCCTGTTTTCCGCTTGCAAACAGAGAATACTTCAGTCAACAGTCACAAGACCCTCTTCCCAATTCACCAAAATGTCAGCAAAGATCCTGCAAGACACGTTCTTGCAACCAGACTTGGACGACAGGTCCTACCGGTACGTGCAACTGCCCAACAATTTGAAGGCGCTGCTCATCTCGGATCCGACCACTGACAAGGCCGCTGCCGCGCTCGACGTCAACATCGGCGCGTTCGAGGACCCAGAGGAACTCCCAGGGCTCGCACACTTCTGCGAACATCTGCTGTTCATGGGGTCCAGCAAGTTCCCCAACGAGAATGAGTACTCAAGCTACCTGAGTAAACACGGCGGGTCCTCGAATGCGTACACGGGCGCTCAAAACACGAATTACTACTTCCAAGTCAATTACGAACACTTGTATGGCGCGCTGGATAGGTTCTCTGGGTTCTTCACTGGGccactgttcaacaaggaGTCCACGGACAAAGAGATCAATGCAGTGGACAGCGAGAATAAGAAGAACTTGCAAAATGATCTTTGGAGGCTCTACCAGTTGGACAAATCGTTGACAAACGGCGGGCATCCCTATCATAAATTCTCGACGGGGAACCTCGAGACCCTCGGCACAACACCCAAAGAACTTGGGTTGGACATCAGGGATGAGTTGCTCAAGTTCTACAACAAATCGTACTCGGCCAACCTCATGAAATTGTGTATACTCGGTAGGGAAGACCTCGATACGATGACCAAGTGGGTCGAGGAGCTGTTCCAAGATGTGAAGACACTGGACCGTGCCCTGCCTGAGTACAATACCCGCATCCTGGATGCAGACCACCTTCAAGAGATCATCAAGGTCCACCCAGTCaaggagttgaaaaaagtggAGGTGTCCTTCGTTGTCCCAGATGTCGATGAGCACTGGGAATCCAAACCACCACATATTCTATCGCATTTGATTGGACACGAGGGGACAGGCTCGCTTTTGGCGTACTTGAAGACAAAGGGCTGGGCGAACGAGTTGTCCGCTGGAGGCCACACAGTGTCCAAAGGGAACGCGTTCTTCTCAGTCGATATTGATCTCACCGACGATGGACTTGCACACTACGAGGAGGTCGTCCACAACGTGTTCCAATACATCAAAATGCTACAAAACTGTCTACCGCAGAACTGGGTGTTCCACGAATTGCAAGAGATCGCACAGGCTAACTTCAAGTTTGAGCAAAAGGGTAGCCCCTCGAACACAGTCTCGACTTTAGCCAAGGCGCTAGAGAAAGAGTACATCCCAGTGAACAGAATCCTCAGCAACGGACTCTTGACGAAGTACGAGCCTGAACTCGTCGCCCAATACTGCCGAGACTTGAAACCAGAGAACTCACGTATCACTCTCATTGGTAAAGATCtgaaaacttcaaagagagagaaatgGTACGGGACAGAGTACGAGGTGGAAAAATACTCCCCAGATCTGTTAGCCAAGATCAGTACTCCGCTCTTGAATTCGCATTTGCATCTACCACACCCAAATGAGTTCATCGCGAAtaacttcaaagtggacaaaCCAGAGGGTAGTTCCGCTGATGAGATTGTGCCTCTAGAGGAACCACTGTTGATCAGTGAAAACGAAACCGGTAAAGTGTGGTTCAAAAAGGATGACAGGTTCTGGCAGCCAAGGGGATACATCTACTTGACTTTCAAACTACCACATACGCACGCAAGTGCTTTGAATAGCATGTTATCGACACTGTATGTGCAATTGATCAAtgactctttgaaagatctGCAATACAATGCCAACTGTGCGAACCTGCGCGCCTCCTTTGTTAAGACTAACCAAGGTTTAGATCTCACGCTCTACGGGTTCAATGACAAACTGATTATCTTGCTGACACGGCTCTTGGAGGGAATCAAATCTTTCAAGTTGGAGCAGCCACagttcaagatcttcaagGATAAGTCTGTCCAGcatttgaagaatctgATGTACGAGGTTCCATACTCGCAGATCTCCACAGTTTACAACTACTTGATTAATGAGCGGTCCTGGtccgttgaagaaaaactggaCGTGATGGAAAAAATCACCTACGAAGAGTTGATCAACTTCATCCCAACCATCTTCGAGGAGTTGTATTTTGAAGCGTTGATCCACGGTAACCTTAAGTACGAGGAAGCGATGGAAATTGCATCCTTGGTTAAGATATTGCAACCAAGCGATGTGACAAGAttgcaaacaaaaaatagcAGGATGAGATCCTATTTGATTCCACGTGGTGAAACGTACAGGTATGAGACCAAACTGAAGGATGCCAAAAACGTGAACTCTTGTATCCAATATGTCACACAGTTGGACGTGTACGATGAAAAATTGTCCGCGAAGAGCGGACTATTTGCTCAAATGATCCATGAACCCTGTTTCGATACTTTGAGAACGAAAGAGCAACTGGGGTACGTTGTCTTCAgttcctctttgaacaaccACGGTACTGCGAACATGAGAATTCTGATACAGTCGGAACACACTACCCCATACTTGGAGTTCAGAATCGATACTTTCTACCAGAAATTCGGTGAACTTTTGAATGCGATGTCCGAGGAGGACTTTTCCAAGCATAAGAACGCTCTGTGTAAGAGCTTGTTGCAAAAATACAAGAACATGCAGGAGGAGAGTACTAGGTATACTGCCGCGGTCTACCTGGGGGATTACAATTTCACGCATCATCAAAAGAAGGCAGCCCTTGTTGAAAAGTTGACAAAGGAGGAAATGCTTGAATTCTACAAGTCCTTCATAGTTGGCGACAAGGCGACAAAACTGGTGATCCATTTGCAGTCGCAAGTCACGGATAACAAATCGCTGGACGAGTCGAAACTAGATACAGAGGTGTACCCCACTGGTCAACTGATCACGGACGTTGGGGAGTTCAAATCGAAGTTATACGTCGCTCCAGTCCGTCAACCACTAAAGGAATTCGCAGTCTACGAGCCATAG
- the SWC7 gene encoding Swc7p (similar to Saccharomyces cerevisiae SWC7 (YLR385C); ancestral locus Anc_4.241), translated as MSTFPHNVALLLLQILLQRQQYLAHRDKSLQLKSLLKEPIVDAQVLEQFTSHKLVKLYSPELQDVTLRTLRAMVGQLFVEGAEELSDQQITVITLANSYYNKRIQQLETQLLPQLKQELVQLLQ; from the coding sequence ATGTCGACTTTCCCCCATAACGTCGCCCTGCTTCTGTTACAGATCCTCTTGCAAAGACAACAGTACCTGGCGCATCGCGATAAATCTTTGCAATTAAAGTCCCTATTAAAAGAGCCCATAGTGGACGCACAAGTTCTAGAGCAATTCACGTCGCACAAACTAGTGAAACTGTATTCTCCAGAGCTGCAGGATGTCACATTAAGAACTCTACGGGCCATGGTCGGCCAGCTATTTGTGGAGGGAGCGGAAGAACTATCGGACCAGCAGATAACGGTGATCACACTGGCGAATAGTTACTACAATAAGCGTATTCAACAATTAGAGACCCAGTTATTGCCACAATTGAAGCAAGAGCTGGTACAACTGCTGCAGTGA